The proteins below come from a single Tiliqua scincoides isolate rTilSci1 chromosome 16, rTilSci1.hap2, whole genome shotgun sequence genomic window:
- the RALGDS gene encoding ral guanine nucleotide dissociation stimulator isoform X3, whose amino-acid sequence MMMLDSQSSTQEIGEEVEDGVIYSISLRKVQLHHAANKGQRWLGFENESALNLYETCKVRTIKAGTLEKLVEYLVSAFKGNDSTYVTIFLCTYRAFATTKQVLNLLLNRYGKLHLQANGDHPRHAVDERLELKNTISSILGAWLDQYSEDFRTPPDYSCLKQLIIYVRLNIPGSDLERRARILFSQFQQQERAEVESEAGCTLRLEEENGLGEGKPDFLSFSPEMVAEQFTLMDAELFKKVVPYHCLGCIWSQRDKKGKEHLAPTIRATVSQFNSVTNCVIATCLGDRTLKPQQRAKVVERWIEVARECRILKNFSSLRAILSALQCNAVHRLKKTWDEVSRESFRTFHELSEIFSDENNHSLSRELLIKEGTSKFATLEINPKRAQKRQQQQREMGVMQGTIPYLGTFLTDLVMLDTAMKDCVEGGLINFEKRRKEFEVIAQIKLLQSACNNYSFRQEDRFVAWFQSVERLSEAESYGLSCEIEPLSESASNTLKAKKNTGIIKRWSDRQAPSTEPCASGSSHSKSFDQLKCGPYLCSGDAADSVSVTSAGSSNSDVEEINISFIPESPDGQEKKVQDSGSLGPARAQGGRRQFWESTSLSSLDTSGIGSSSSSASSSSVSSTPVTASRTHKRSVSGISSYSSLSLPLYNQQIDDCCIIRVSLAVDNGNMYKSILVTSQDKTPVVIRKAMAKHNLDGDRPEDYELIQIISEERELKIPDNANVFYAMNSGANYDFVLKKRGFSKAVKIKHGSSSTLPRMKQKGLKIAKGIF is encoded by the exons TTCGAGAACGAGTCGGCCTTGAATCTCTACGAGACGTGTAAGGTGCGGACCATCAAAGCCGGCACCCTGGAGAAGCTGGTGGAGTACCTGGTCTCGGCGTTCAAAGGCAACGATTCCACCTACGTCACCATCTTCCTGTGTACATACCGGGCCTTTGCGACCacaaagcaggtgctcaaccTCCTCTTGAACAG ATACGGAAAGCTTCACCTCCAGGCGAACGGAGACCACCCCCGACACGCCGTGGACGAGAGGCTGGAGTTGAAAAA CACAATTTCCTCCATACTTGGGGCCTGGCTGGATCAGTACTCCGAAGATTTCCGCACGCCGCCCGACTACTCCTGCCTCAAGCAGCTCATCATCTACGTGCGCCTCAACATTCCTGGCTCGGACCTCGAGCGCCGGGCACGCATCCTCTTCTCCCAGTTCCAGCAGCAGGAGCGCGCCGAGGTGGAGTCAGAAG CTGGCTGCACCCTGCGGTTAGAGGAGGAGAACGGCCTGGGAGAAGGCAAACCAGATTTCCTGTCCTTCTCTCCGGAGATGGTCGCCGAACAGTTCACGCTGATGGATGCT GAGCTCTTCAAGAAGGTGGTGCCTTACCACTGCCTGGGCTGTATCTGGTCCCAGCGGGACAAGAAGGGCAAGGAACACTTGGCGCCCACCATCCGGGCCACCGTCTCCCAGTTCAACAGCGTCACCAACTGCGTCATTGCCACCTGCCTCGGAGACAGGACGCTGAAGCCACAGCAGAGGGCCAAGGTGGTGGAGCGTTGGATCGAGGTGGCTCGG GAATGCCGGATTCTGAAGAATTTCTCTTCCCTCCGCGCCATTCTCTCGGCTCTGCAGTGCAACGCGGTGCACAGGCTGAAGAAGACGTGGGACGAGGTGTCGCG GGAGAGCTTCCGCACTTTTCACGAGCTGTCGGAGATCTTCTCGGATGAGAACAACCACTCGCTGAGTCGGGAGCTCCTCATTAAG GAAGGGACCTCCAAGTTTGCCACCCTAGAGATTAACCCAAAGAGAGCCCAGAagcggcagcagcaacagcggGAGATG GGTGTCATGCAAGGAACCATCCCTTATCTTGGCACGTTCCTCACCGACTTAGTGATGCTGGACACGGCTATGAAGGACTGCGTAGAG ggGGGCTTGATCAACTTTGAGAAGAGGAGGAAG GAATTTGAGGTCATCGCCCAGATCAAATTGCTCCAGTCAGCCTGCAACAATTACAGCTTCCGGCAAGAAGATCGCTTTGTCGCTTGGTTCCAGAGCGTGGAAAGGCTCAGCGAGGCAGAGAG ctACGGCCTTTCGTGTGAGATCGAGCCCCTGTCAGAATCGGCCAGCAACACACTGAAGGCGAAGAAAAACACCGGCATTATCAAGCGCTGGAGCGA CCGGCAGGCACCCAGCACCGAGCCCTGCGCCAGCGGAAGCTCCCACTCCAAGTCCTTCGACCAGCTGAAATGCGGGCCGTACCTGTGCAGCGGGGACGCGGCCGATTCGGTCAGCGTCACCTCAGCGGGCTCTAGCAACTCCGACGTGGAAGAGATCAACATCAGCTTCATCCCCGAGTCCCCTGACGGTCAGGAGAAGAAGGTACAGGACAGCGGCTCGCTGGGCCCCGCTCGCGCCCAGGGGGGCAGGCGGCAG TTTTGGGAATCTACCTCGCTGTCCTCCTTGGACACCTCTGGAATCGGCTCCAGCTCCAGCAGCGCCTCCTCATCCTCGGTCTCCTCCACGCCGGTGACGGCCTCGCGCACCCACAAGCGCTCCGTCTCGGGCATCTCCAGCTACTCCTCTCTTTCGCTGCCCCTTTACAACCAACAGATCGACGACTGTTGCATCATCCGGGTCAGCTTGGCAGTGGATAATGGCAACATGTACAAAAGCATTCTG GTCACAAGCCAAGACAAAACCCCAGTGGTGATCCGGAAGGCCATGGCCAAACACAACCTTGATGGGGATCGGCCCGAGGACTACGAGCTCATCCAGATCATCTCGGAGGAGAGAG aGCTGAAAATCCCGGACAACGCCAACGTCTTCTACGCCATGAACTCAGGTGCCAACTATGACTTTGTCCTCAAAAAGCGGGGCTTTTCCAAGGCGGTCAAGATCAAGCACGGCTCCAGTTCCACCCTGCCCAGGATGAAGCAGAAGGGCCTCAAGATCGCCAAAGGCATCTTCTGA